Proteins encoded together in one Festucalex cinctus isolate MCC-2025b chromosome 8, RoL_Fcin_1.0, whole genome shotgun sequence window:
- the tfeb gene encoding transcription factor EB isoform X1, giving the protein MASRIGLRMQLMRDQLQQEEQRERQQQQNAALHYMQHRMAGPPAPTAAISTPQNYQSMQVPVEVLKVQTHLENPTDYHIRQSRRQQVKEYLSTTFATKQMVHAVAGPMPPSPPAAVGPTGGSASLPPPLHSPHRRTEQLMTGNSAPNSPMAMLNIGSNHEQEMDEVIDDIISMQSSYDDVQAYIDPVQMPNTLPLSSNHLDVYTGPGMKGPAIAMTSNSCPANLTIKREISDTETRALAKERQKKDNHNLIERRRRFNINDRIKELGTMIPKTNDLDVRWNKGTILRASVDYIKRMQKDVQRTREVETNFRRMEMANKQLMFRIQELEMQAHLHGLPSNSPSGLNPVDVMAPYIKQETSPEETLAHPQTQAPHHHLTQNQAPAQPQQHHFLPQTHLPPQSQAPPPQPRQLGMLPQQLQPQPPIQYPAVGSSQPFDFAQSLDLCDGMQAFSDGMSGLGDLGGLEMQGRRSDMAFLMMDEPLSPIGGDPLLSTMSPEASIDSSRRSSFSIEDGDIL; this is encoded by the exons ATGGCCTCACGCATTGGTCTGCGCATGCAG CTGATGCGAGACCAGCTGCAGCAGGAGGAGCAGCGCGAGCGGCAACAGCAGCAAAATGCAGCTCTGCATTACATGCAGCACCGCATGGCTGGACCACCTGCCCCCACTGCAGCCATTAGCACCCCCCAGAACTACCAAAGCATGCAGGTGCCCGTGGAAGTTCTTAAG GTACAGACCCACCTTGAGAATCCTACAGACTACCACATCCGTCAGTCTCGGAGGCAACAGGTGAAAGAATATCTCTCCACTACCTTTGCCACCAAACAG ATGGTTCACGCAGTAGCAGGGCCAATGCCGCCATCACCCCCTGCGGCCGTTGGGCCCACAGGGGGTTCAGCGTCTCTACCCCCACCCTTGCACTCTCCACACAGGCGCACTGAGCAGCTCATGACTGGCAATAGTGCACCCAACAGCCCAATGGCCATGCTCAACATTGGATCCAACCATGAGCAAGAG ATGGATGAGGtcattgatgacatcatcagcatgCAGTCCAGTTACGATGATGTTCAGGCCTACATAGATCCCGTCCAGATGCCCAACACA CTCCCTCTGTCCAGCAACCACCTGGATGTGTACACAGGTCCGGGGATGAAAGGGCCAGCCATTGCAATGACCAGCAATTCCTGTCCTGCCAACTTGACCATCAAAAGAGAAATTTCAG aCACAGAAACCCGTGCCCTGGCCAAGGAGAGACAAAAGAAAGACAACCACAATCTGA TTGAAAGAAGACGGAGGTTCAACATCAATGATCGTATTAAAGAGCTTGGCACAATGATTCCCAAAACCAATGATCT TGATGTTCGCTGGAACAAGGGCACCATCCTGAGAGCGTCTGTGGACTACATCAAACGTATGCAGAAGGATGTTCAGAGGACCAGAGAGGTGGAGACTAACTTTAGAAGGATGGAAATGGCCAACAAACAGCTGATGTTTCGCATTCAG GAGTTGGAGATGCAAGCTCATCTGCATGGCCTACCCAGCAACTCTCCATCCGGCCTGAACCCAGTTGACGTGATGGCCCCATATATAAAACAAGAGACCAGCCCAGAGGAGACCCTTGCCCACCCCCAGACACAAGCCCCTCACCACCACCTAACCCAGAATCAGGCTCCGGCCCAACCCCAGCAGCATCACTTCCTCCCGCAGACCCACCTGCCCCCTCAAAGCCAGGCTCCGCCTCCACAGCCTAGACAGCTGGGCATGCTCCCTCAGCAGCTCCAGCCCCAGCCGCCCATCCAGTACCCAGCCGTGGGCAGCTCCCAGCCCTTTGACTTTGCCCAGTCGCTGGACTTGTGCGACGGGATGCAGGCGTTCTCGGACGGCATGTCGGGCTTGGGTGATCTGGGGGGGCTGGAGATGCAAGGCCGTCGAAGCGATATGGCTTTCCTCATGATGGACGAGCCGCTGTCCCCCATCGGCGGCGACCCCCTGCTTTCCACCATGTCGCCCGAGGCCTCTATCGACTCCAGTCGCAGATCCAGCTTCAGCATAGAGGATGGCGACATACTGTAA
- the tfeb gene encoding transcription factor EB isoform X2 yields the protein MASRIGLRMQLMRDQLQQEEQRERQQQQNAALHYMQHRMAGPPAPTAAISTPQNYQSMQVPVEVLKVQTHLENPTDYHIRQSRRQQVKEYLSTTFATKQMVHAVAGPMPPSPPAAVGPTGGSASLPPPLHSPHRRTEQLMTGNSAPNSPMAMLNIGSNHEQEMDEVIDDIISMQSSYDDVQAYIDPVQMPNTLPLSSNHLDVYTGPGMKGPAIAMTSNSCPANLTIKREISETRALAKERQKKDNHNLIERRRRFNINDRIKELGTMIPKTNDLDVRWNKGTILRASVDYIKRMQKDVQRTREVETNFRRMEMANKQLMFRIQELEMQAHLHGLPSNSPSGLNPVDVMAPYIKQETSPEETLAHPQTQAPHHHLTQNQAPAQPQQHHFLPQTHLPPQSQAPPPQPRQLGMLPQQLQPQPPIQYPAVGSSQPFDFAQSLDLCDGMQAFSDGMSGLGDLGGLEMQGRRSDMAFLMMDEPLSPIGGDPLLSTMSPEASIDSSRRSSFSIEDGDIL from the exons ATGGCCTCACGCATTGGTCTGCGCATGCAG CTGATGCGAGACCAGCTGCAGCAGGAGGAGCAGCGCGAGCGGCAACAGCAGCAAAATGCAGCTCTGCATTACATGCAGCACCGCATGGCTGGACCACCTGCCCCCACTGCAGCCATTAGCACCCCCCAGAACTACCAAAGCATGCAGGTGCCCGTGGAAGTTCTTAAG GTACAGACCCACCTTGAGAATCCTACAGACTACCACATCCGTCAGTCTCGGAGGCAACAGGTGAAAGAATATCTCTCCACTACCTTTGCCACCAAACAG ATGGTTCACGCAGTAGCAGGGCCAATGCCGCCATCACCCCCTGCGGCCGTTGGGCCCACAGGGGGTTCAGCGTCTCTACCCCCACCCTTGCACTCTCCACACAGGCGCACTGAGCAGCTCATGACTGGCAATAGTGCACCCAACAGCCCAATGGCCATGCTCAACATTGGATCCAACCATGAGCAAGAG ATGGATGAGGtcattgatgacatcatcagcatgCAGTCCAGTTACGATGATGTTCAGGCCTACATAGATCCCGTCCAGATGCCCAACACA CTCCCTCTGTCCAGCAACCACCTGGATGTGTACACAGGTCCGGGGATGAAAGGGCCAGCCATTGCAATGACCAGCAATTCCTGTCCTGCCAACTTGACCATCAAAAGAGAAATTTCAG AAACCCGTGCCCTGGCCAAGGAGAGACAAAAGAAAGACAACCACAATCTGA TTGAAAGAAGACGGAGGTTCAACATCAATGATCGTATTAAAGAGCTTGGCACAATGATTCCCAAAACCAATGATCT TGATGTTCGCTGGAACAAGGGCACCATCCTGAGAGCGTCTGTGGACTACATCAAACGTATGCAGAAGGATGTTCAGAGGACCAGAGAGGTGGAGACTAACTTTAGAAGGATGGAAATGGCCAACAAACAGCTGATGTTTCGCATTCAG GAGTTGGAGATGCAAGCTCATCTGCATGGCCTACCCAGCAACTCTCCATCCGGCCTGAACCCAGTTGACGTGATGGCCCCATATATAAAACAAGAGACCAGCCCAGAGGAGACCCTTGCCCACCCCCAGACACAAGCCCCTCACCACCACCTAACCCAGAATCAGGCTCCGGCCCAACCCCAGCAGCATCACTTCCTCCCGCAGACCCACCTGCCCCCTCAAAGCCAGGCTCCGCCTCCACAGCCTAGACAGCTGGGCATGCTCCCTCAGCAGCTCCAGCCCCAGCCGCCCATCCAGTACCCAGCCGTGGGCAGCTCCCAGCCCTTTGACTTTGCCCAGTCGCTGGACTTGTGCGACGGGATGCAGGCGTTCTCGGACGGCATGTCGGGCTTGGGTGATCTGGGGGGGCTGGAGATGCAAGGCCGTCGAAGCGATATGGCTTTCCTCATGATGGACGAGCCGCTGTCCCCCATCGGCGGCGACCCCCTGCTTTCCACCATGTCGCCCGAGGCCTCTATCGACTCCAGTCGCAGATCCAGCTTCAGCATAGAGGATGGCGACATACTGTAA